A genome region from Columba livia isolate bColLiv1 breed racing homer chromosome 2, bColLiv1.pat.W.v2, whole genome shotgun sequence includes the following:
- the LOC102088001 gene encoding microtubule nucleation factor SSNA1, giving the protein MTQQGAVLQGYNNELVKCIEDLCIQKEELNRQIQQAEEEKNKLQHEIQVLKDQLDCVCENLAQKVASRNELDKILAETEAAYMKILDSSRTLLNVLKKEVGSLKHTPELKTNVT; this is encoded by the coding sequence ATGACTCAGCAGGGAGCTGTTCTTCAGGGTTACAATAATGAACTTGTGAAGTGTATTGAAGACTTGTGTATTCAAAAAGAAGAGCTGAACAGACAAATCCaacaagcagaagaggaaaaaaataaactccagCACGAAATCCAAGTCCTGAAAGATCaactggactgtgtatgtgaaAACCTGGCCCAAAAGGTAGCTTCACGGAATGAGCTTGATAAAATTCTTGCTGAAACTGAAGCTGCTTACATGAAGATTTTGGATAGTTCTAGAACTTTACTTAATGTCCTGAAGAAGGAAGTGGGAAGCTTAAAGCATACACCAGAACTGAAAACCAATGTAACGTGA